A window of Ictidomys tridecemlineatus isolate mIctTri1 chromosome 15, mIctTri1.hap1, whole genome shotgun sequence contains these coding sequences:
- the Vstm2b gene encoding V-set and transmembrane domain-containing protein 2B isoform X5: MEQRNRLGALGYLPPLLLHALLLFVANATFTEVPKDVTVREGDDIEMPCAFRASGATSYSLEIQWWYLKEPPRELLHELALSVPGSRSKVTNKDATKISTVRVQGNDISHRLRLSAVRLQDEGVYECRVSDYSDDDTQEHKAQALLRVLSRFAPPNMQAAEAVSHIQSSGPRRHGSPSAANTNNAGATGRTTSEPGRGDKSSPPGSPPAVSGPGVPESAAASAAHTATTTVASAAAASSASPPLGQAVLLRQRHGSGFSCC, encoded by the exons ATGGAACAGCGGAACCGGCTCGGTGCCCTCGGATACCTGCCGCCTTTGCTGCTGCACGCCCTGCTGCTCTTCGTGGCCAACG ctaCATTCACCGAAGTCCCCAAAGATGTGACAGTACGGGAGGGAGACGACATCGAAATGCCCTGCGCGTTCCGGGCCAGCGGAGCCACATCGTATTCGCTGGAAATTCAGTGGTGGTATCTCAAAGAGCCTCCCCGGGAGCTGCTACACGAGCTGGCGCTGAGCGTGCCAGGCTCTCGGAGCAAG GTAACAAATAAGGATGCAACTAAAATCAGC ACCGTGCGTGTCCAGGGTAATGACATCTCGCACCGGCTTCGGCTCTCGGCCGTGCGACTGCAGGATGAGGGCGTATACGAGTGCCGCGTGTCAGACTACAGCGACGACGACACGCAGGAGCACAAGGCCCAGGCGTTGCTACGCGTGCTCTCGCGCTTCGCACCGCCCAACATGCAGGCTGCTGAGGCCGTGTCCCATATCCAGAGCAGCGGCCCACGCCGCCACGGATCCCCCAGCGCCGCCAACACCAACAACGCGGGCGCCACGGGCCGCACCACTTCTGAACCTGGCCGAGGCGACAAGAGCTCACCACCCGGGAGTCCCCCTGCAGTTTCTGGACCCGGAGTTCCAGAATCCGCTGCCGCCTCCGCAGCCCACACAGCCACCACTACCGTCGCATCTGCTGCGGCTGCTTCGTCAGCGTCGCCACCACTGGGCCAGGCTGTCCTTCTGCGCCAGAGGCATGGCTCCG